DNA sequence from the Chryseobacterium indicum genome:
TGAATAGCGTTCTGAACATCTGCTAATTCTCCTGCTAATTCAAGACTGATATTTTTTGAGCTGTAAAAAGCATCTTCATCAAGAAAATCAGAAACGTGCAGATAAAATTTATCCAAAACATCTTCAAGCGGGTATTGAGAATCTTCCTCTTCTTCCAGATCAAAATTGATTGCAAAAACATAGATTGCCTCTTCTGTATTTTTATAGATTTTATCTTCAATAAGTTCATATTGAGAATTTCTGTGCTTCTCCACATCAATTAGTTGTATGTTTTTCATTTTAATAAGGTTTTTATTTAAGCAACTCCCTCAAGAATTTTTCCGAAGAACTTTTCTCTGGCTTCATCAAGATTCATATTTTGATTTTTAATGTTCCACGCGGTTTCAAACAAATCGAATACGAGAGACATTGCGAGAGACCGGACAGGATCTCCGGGAAAACAGAAAAAATGAGCCTCTTCGGACACACTTCTGCCTTTCCCGTTTTCCTTTAAAATTACCCAGACCGAAGATTTTTGCATCTGTTCCTGAGCCTCCAAATTCTTTTTCCAGATTCCAGTGTTCATTATCGGTGGCGCCAACCAGAATCATCTGATGATCTACCTCAATCCAGTTAATGATAAGATGTGTAAGCGGTTCTTCCATTTTGTATAGTCTTTTAGTCTGGTTACTGAGACTTCCAGTTAAATTTTGTCATTTTATTTGTCAGCTTCTGCTCAACAACTTCAATGCTTAATTCTTCTTTTTCTTTTGTGAGAATTATCATACAGCCTTTTTCCAAAATTCCACTTTCGTTAAATTCCAGTTCCTTTATTTTAATAGACTGTGTGATGCAGTTGGAATCTGTTTCCTCTTTAAAAGGCTCTCCCGTATGTCCGTAAAAATGATATTGGAAAATTATATTGTCCAGCACTTGTCTTATTTCAGTCATTCCGTAACCGCTTTGGCTGTCGTCTTTGTCGTGAGTAATCAGGACATCAAAAGTATTTTTAGTTTTTAACAGTTTTCTGATTTCCTTTCTTTCGTAATCCTGAATAAAGCGCTTTTCGGATCTGCCTTTCCGGTCTCCGATTCTTCCGATTCCTACAAACTGTAAAACTTCATCTTCTGTCTCTAATTTTTGCTCCAAGCCCGATCTGCAGACGAAAACTCTTCCGTAGATATCAATAGGAAATATGCTTTTGTCAGGATTCTCTTTTTCAAGTTCGTCTAAAAAATCGTGGTCTTCATGATTTCCACGAACGCAGATCATGTTAATATTAAGCTCATCTAAAAATGCCCTGATCTCAGGATTTTCTTTTGTGAAATCATCATGAAAACCGAGTTCGTCTCTGTCGTATTGGGCATGTTTTATCGTTGCTTTATCGAGATTTTCGATGTTTGGATAGGCTCCCATGTCTCCGCACTGTAAGATAAAATCAATTTTGCAGCCCGTTTCTTTCTGGTAAAGATCAACGAGTTTGAAGGGTAACAGAATTTTACCGTGAATGTCTGAGAAAATGGCAATTTTCATATTTGAGTTTGGTTATTTTATTTTCGGATATCAGTTTTTTAGCCTTTTAGAAACTAATACGAAAAACAAATATATCGAAAACAATTAAAGGAAAAACAGCTTTTGCGATTTCCATTAATTCTGATATAAAAAATCCCGAACCTGAAGTCCGGGATTCTGCAATTATTGTTTTATACTTTTTATAAAAGTTTGCATATAATTATCAATAGCTTGTGCAGTTTCTGTACCTCTTCCAATCTCATTACATATCATTAATACCAAGTCTGCATTTGTAGGGTGGTTTAGAATATAGATTTCAAACTGACCTACGTCTTTATGGACTTTTCCATCTTGTCTGCCAATATTATATAAGCCCGATTTAAATAAATAACCTTTCATATTTCCGAATTGCACTTTTTCATATAAACTCATTAAATCTTTTGATTTCACATCTTTGTTTATAAAATAATCTACATATTGTATTTGTTCATCTCGAAAAAGTACACAGATATTATACCAAGGTAAATTATATTTTTGGAAATCATATTCATGGATTTTTTTTACTTTATCGTTATTTGAATGATAAGTAACTCTATGAATGAAATCATTAGCTAATTCATCAACTGTCAAACCTGGGTGTGCAGATTTTTCGAAGGCATAAATTTTATAAGTTTCTTGATTTTTGTTTATTTGGTAACCTACTTCTGTATCACTCCTGTCTGTGCTTCCTGTCTGGCTGGTATTAATATCTTCCTTTATGTTAGTTTTATCTATAGTTACATCAAGATAGGGTAAATATAGATTTTTTGGTTCCCAAATAGGAACATTAAAAAAGATAGGTTCTAATAATTGAACTGTTGGTCCATATTCTTTATATCCTGTTTCTTCTCTAACCCAAAATCCTATTTCTACTCTTATACTTTTCTGTTTTTCTATTCCATTTGCACCATTTAAAATCCATTCAAGATTATTTCCTCTGGTTTCGAAATCATTACCTCCCCAAACACTGAATTTCTTTGTAGCAGGTGTGTTTTTAATAAAATCTTCCATAGCAGTATAGCCCTCTTTTTGAATACCCCAATGGTTGATATAGGTTTTGGTATTATCTGAAAACTCTACATATAATTTGCTGTAACCAGAATAAATAGTTACATTTTTCGGTTTTTTAAAGCTTACTTCTAGTGTTTCCAGATCGTTTTTTGAAATAGTTGCTCCTGATTTAACTTCTTTTCCATTGATAAATGCAGAAAGCTGCGCCTTACCAAAACTGAAGAACAATAATGATAAGAATAAAAATAAACGGGTTATTTTCATGATTCTAATTTTAATATTTAGTTTTTAATAATTTTAATTTGCTGCAAAATCCCTTTGTCGTTTTTGAAGCTGAAAATATAAACTCCCTTTTTCAGATTTGATAGATCTATATTTTTAT
Encoded proteins:
- a CDS encoding metallophosphoesterase family protein, whose amino-acid sequence is MKIAIFSDIHGKILLPFKLVDLYQKETGCKIDFILQCGDMGAYPNIENLDKATIKHAQYDRDELGFHDDFTKENPEIRAFLDELNINMICVRGNHEDHDFLDELEKENPDKSIFPIDIYGRVFVCRSGLEQKLETEDEVLQFVGIGRIGDRKGRSEKRFIQDYERKEIRKLLKTKNTFDVLITHDKDDSQSGYGMTEIRQVLDNIIFQYHFYGHTGEPFKEETDSNCITQSIKIKELEFNESGILEKGCMIILTKEKEELSIEVVEQKLTNKMTKFNWKSQ